caaaatattatttacaataGCAAAATGACTCCAATATGTGTCTTAAGAGGTGATGCAAATTTTTGCATGCCGCGCGAGAGGTCTTAGATTCCAGCGACCGGAGTTCATAGATGGGTCGTGACAACCCACGTGAGTAGCAGTGATGTTAAAGTATTATACAATATTGAATAGCATATAAGACGAGGTAGATATAGCTACATGATTTTAATATATTTGGTGGAGGTGTTTAGTCATGATTGGGGTTTGAAAAAGGAGGTACCCTACTTTCAAGGACATAACATATACCAAAGCCAATTTAATGACGCCCCTTCTCCCTCTTACTAATTGAACCCCACGACCCCAACTACTAAGTCAGCCTCATTCTACTTTCTATGAACCCCacgcatcatcatcatcatcatcatcaatatgGAGTGGAAATGCTCCCTCTTTGAATTCAAATCATTAAAAAAGTTCCAAAAACACATTATTACATAATAAAGTCACCCccaactctctctttctctctcaaccATGCCTTAAACCACGGCCAATGCCAAACCAATTAACCCTTCCCTCGGAAAAACAAGTTCAAAATTAAAGCCACCAACCATTAATATCAATTGTAGAATTAACATACACCAACATTCAATTCACTCAATatagcattattatttttttcatacataatatatcattattattaaaacAACAAATATTTTCAAACGGCAAAACAATTTTTccttctattttctttttttcccaGTAAAAAAGTAGGGGTAATCAGATATTAcaataataaagaaataaataaatttaacacaaatatatgtttttttttcttttcctctctctgATTCTCGCTCTATCACAACAAAATTCAGCGACTAAGATAGGAGATCCCTTCTCTTTCTTTCTATCTTTTTCAAAGGTTGAAATATCCCCAGAACAAGAATTAAAACAACTTCTTTAATCAAACAAACCTATTTTATCATTATCCGAAATCTTTTACTTTGTCTATGTACACATAAAAAACCCACTCCTTTCGAAAGCAAAACGTCCAACGTTACATCCATGGTCCTAATTGGGGCTCATGAAGCCGCCGAGGACTGGTGGTGAGTATATGTTTGGGCTTGGGACTGGGCCTGAGCTTGGGTCTGAGGAAATGGGTAGAACTTGGGCCTGTTGATTGGAAAACCAGCTGCTTTTGACGATGGTGATTcactgttgttgttgttgttactgGTAGGATTGGTGTTGGGGTTAGTAACTGTGTTGGTAGTGGTGGTCGTGGTGGCCACTCGCTCACAAGAGGGGCACATGGTGAGTGTAGTGGCTGGGAGTTGCATGTAGAAAGGGTTTGAAGTCTTCAAAGCTCTGAGCTCTTGAAGCTCTTTGTGAAGCCTTCTGTTCTCTTCGGTCAAAGTCTCACAACACCTCTTTAAGTACTCGCAATCAACCTCTGTTTGCTTCAACTTCGTCCTATAATTATtccaaataagaaaaaaatggcatctttttaaaaataagtcTTATAATTACATAAGAAGAGACATATATACCTCGCTCTACGATTCTGAAACCAAACTTCGACTTGGCGAGGTCGAAGGTTGAGTTGCTTAGCAAGTGCTTGTTTTTGCttctgaaataaaataataaaaaaaaaaaatcagtaaaATGATTTGACCAAAGGGTATTTGGGTCTTTTGACTTGGAACTTACTGGGTTGAGGGTATTGTGTTCTTTGAAACTTTCTTCAAGAAAAGCAGACTGGTCTTTGGAGAGCCTGAGTTTCTTCCTGTTGTTACCGTTGACGTCATCATCGTCACTGGCTCTAGGGGAAGATCTCTCTGCTTCACCCTCCGAGTACTGGTCCCTCTTATTATTACCTCCACTACCCCTGTAGTTGTACAACCCTATATCCATGTGAAACGACGACGTTCCACCACTGTTTGAGTTCGGTGACGACGAAAGCACTGTCGTTTCGTCCGCTTCCTCCGCTGCAGAGGTGCGGACCACTACTTTCGAAACCCTATTCAGTTCCAATATTCCACAACCAGAACTACCGCCCTCTTGAAAAATGAACAGATAAAacgttaatattaaaaaaaaaaataatagtaataacaATAAGAATAAGGGTTTTCATATTCTTACCCTGATTTTCAATGGAAGCGGACCAAGGGAAGCCGCTACCGCCATGGGTGCGAGGAACCGGAGTGTGGGGCAGAAGGTCGAGCTGAACCGGCGGTTCTGATGATGACACGGTACCAGTACCAGTACCCTCAATATGTGAAACATCGTCTCTTCTTCTCTCCTGTTCTTTGTTATTTAGTTCTTGTTCTCTTCCATTTCGATCTTCAGCTCTAGAGCGTAGTGGGCCGATTGATAAGTCCATGCAAAAGGGAGAAGCGTTGTCGTTATTTGAGTGGTCTCGTTCTCGGTCACGGTCACGGTCACGGCCACGGTCACGGTGGTGCTTTTCTATGAACCCAAAGGGTTTGGGAGGGTCtcctaaactcaaacccagcTCCATACTGGGAAAGAAAGCAAAAGGaacgaaagagagagaaaaaggaaAAGGAGCAAAAGAAGACGAGTACAATAATCACAAATGGGTTTGAACTGAAGGAAGCAGAAAGAGTCTTTATAGAGATAATAAATTCGATCTGTCAAACATTACGAACGCAGACCCAACAGTGCCATTCCTTttcatgacttttttttttcatatatgtaaaatataagtaaataatttattttgatttttttgtaattattattattattattattattattattattattactccaTTCCATCCATCCTATAATAATTTTGCCTTGTGGGAAACCAGTTTGACCGACAACCATCTCTTAGGTTGACAAACACACGTGAAAGGCTATTTTTAttagagagagaagaaaaagtgaaagaaaaataaaaaatgataatttttataaacaaaaaaatgaataaaaaagtgGTCCCACATTCTCATCACACTTATCCATAGCGCGTGATTATCAGATCAATCAGAAAGGGGACCGCAAGGTAGGGGCTGATTTTAAGTGCCAATTATTGGGTTTTTCTTTCTTGGCTGCCCAGTTGAGCCACTTTTAAGCATTgcgctttttcttttttctttttctgttttCAAATGTCGAGTGTGTTGTCGTTCCTTTTCtaggttaaataaataaaagggaGTTTACATTTTACGAATCCAAAACAGAAAATATTTCTGTTTCTattctattattaaattttgGATTAGCTCTTTCTATTCTTTAtttattggattttttttttacaaataaatcagtttggagtttttatgtttgatcaataaataataataataatatttctcaaaaaacaaatatatatatatatatattgatacatTTTAGAAAGATAGTTAAAATTGTTGGGATCAGTTTATATGTCCGATCAATAATCAATCATGGCTTTCCCTTTCAACGCATCTAGGGACGCGTCAGAGCCAATTAgccaaattatatttttcactTTAACTTCATCGAACAGACATTATTTTTAGAAGTTGAAATAAATAAAACGGAagcactcaaaaaaaaaaagtttttaaaatagcTCATCAAGTAGGCGAGTTTGATATGATAGATTAATGTTCTCtagatttagttaatttttcAGTAGTCAATTCTAATCAAAGTGTTTAGAACATgattatgctgttattttattaatagtatttttttcttgttacaatATAACAAAGTAGGAATATTATCATTCCATATCGATTCCTTATCACGCCCTAAAATAGTGCACATCAACTTCTAATGCTATCAATTACATCAGATAGTGCACATGAAtctaaaaatagtaaatttacTTTTCTTGCTACCACCTGGGAATCGATTTCCACCAACATAATTGGGAGCTTGGCAGCTTGGCATCATGGTAAGGTTTGCTTCAATGTTATAGCTTCAGCCAAGATCGAATTTAAGCTCCAAAGAACTTAGCTAGCATATCCTCCAGTATCATCTAAAACTGTGTGTATAATAAGTTGTATGAAATTCTATCTCAAAATCAATAGCAATGTGAGGAATAGTTCATATATCTTATATAAAAAATGTGAGATTCACTAACATCTTCCTCAAGATGCAAGTTATTTTTTGCTCACCAATCTTGTACAGTTCGATCACAAGTGGATCTTTTGACTCACATCAGCTCTTTTTAGCTCACTATCTCTAAATCAAAATTTGTTCTTTTGGCTCGTCTTTTTTGGAtcgatttttaaattttgatcaaATATTTGTTAGAGTTTAggttggctctgataccatattagacTTTGTACAATGTATAGATTTATATCTCAAAATTCAACTGGTAATGAAAGGAGTAGTCCGTGgatcttatatattttattatctttcaACATGTTAGCAATGTGAGACTCTTTAACATCCCTCCTCAAGAAGGTAGATGTTTTTTGCTCACCAATCTTGAACAGCTCAATCACAAATGACTCTTTTTGGCTTACTATCTCCAAATCACAAGTGACTCTTTTTTTAGCTCTACTTTTTTGGACCGGTTTCTTTGGATTTTTTGCGGCTGTTTTTCTTGgctacactttttttttctcgATCTGCTTTTTGTTTTTGGATCGAATATTCGTTAAaagttttttgtttttgctCTGATATGATGTTAGAATTGTAAGATGCATGAGGTtctatctcaaaatcaattgacAATGAGAGGAGTAGCTCATGCATCTTATGTACGATATTTAGTTTCCATTCATTATCAATGTGAGACTCTAACAATAACCACTATTCCAACACTAACTTTGTCGCTTTCAATATCCATAGCTACACCAACATTTAAATTCATCTTTCCTCGTAGGGATGGCTTCCATTATTCCTCAACAGCTGAGTAATGTGCCTCTGTATTAGGaactattttttaattgagcCTCCCTATACTCATTGATGTAATCAACAACCCACTAAAATACCTCTTTCGCTTGAAAGTACTTTGATCCAAAAAGCTTCGAATTTATGTCATTCTTAGTCATTAAAATTACACCTAAATAGTTTTCACAATCAgatttatttatagtttttaaAACATTTAACATGTAATCTTTAATATCAAGATGTTTGTTTTCATCATAAAAGCTCTTAAATGgtgatatgttttttttttcatatttctcTAGCTCTAAAATGGGTCATTATTTTTGACCAATTGGTACAACTAGATTAGATGGtcttaaaataacttttttataCTATAAATTTAGATCTGTAGGTAAGAGATGTTTGTAAGTCCTCCATATCAAATGTTTTATTTTGGAGTTATCCTTGTATGCATAACAAAACCATCTCCTAATTATGTTAAGAGATGAGGTTGGTGGTAcagaaattgtatttttaaatgataGGCTAATTTAATAGTGGAGTTACCAGATAGATCATATCCCCAAATGGTATAGTCAGGTTGAtgaatattaaatgaaaagatgGTTAGGATTTCAGTAACAATATATGGGTGGAAGAAATGTTCAATTTTTCCTAAGTTAAATGGCCAAGAGGATTAATAAAGAAAGAAACACTATATCATTAATCAGAAGTGTTGTAAGTGATGCCTTATATGAGGGATCTAATAATCTTAGAGAGTTTAAATTTAATGATCATTTCTAACTTTCCAAATCAATCTCTTACTCAAGAGTTCCCTTCCCCAAATAAGGCTTTGCCAAGTAGAAGATGGAGAGTGATCCTTCTTTGCTTCTAAGAAACTTGTATGGGTATAGTATTTAACTTTAAGCAACTGGGCAATGAGGGTATTAGGATTTTTGTAAACTCTCAAAGCTTGCTTAGCAAGAATAGCTTGGTTAAAATAAGTTGATCTAATCCCAACccactaaaaaatttaaaatgacaGATGTTTGactatatttttcaattaattttttagcCCTTAACAAAAGATCCCAACATGAATTTTGTGAAAAGGGACTCAATCTTAAAGCATATGTGTTACGTCTATATTTTGAGCAGTAATATGGTGCTGACACGTGTAATATAGTTGTGTTATCTATATTCCCGGATACCTAATATGTGGCAATCATGGAAGGGTGCCACATTGGACTATTTACAATTAGTGTGTACCTTCCGCTTATTAGTATCATGGAAGAAGTTATATTCTATGAGTTAGTCGAAGTTTCTCCATATTAGCAAGGATAGAATGGACTTTGGCACCCCCACTATTCATCCGCTATTAAGAAGGATCAGAGTCCTTAGAAGCTACAAATATTCTAGGAGGGTAGCAGGTTAGTTTGATCCGAAAAAGCTATGACCTGGTGGTTGTGGAATTCATTTGGTTGTATCTTGTCTAGAGCTCAAGGCAAAGGCTGCATATCTTCTGACACCAAATCATATCTTGTCCATTGTGTCAAACCATGATAGTATGTGTACGTGCCTCTAAAGCCCCCTTTTTGTCCCACGGCTTGTCAAAGCAATAACTTTTAAAGGTAAAACCTTTAAGCGATACGTGTCCTCACTCCCACGAAATTCCTTATAGTAGTCATGCACCACACAATGGGAAAGCTTCATATCGACCAACGGTTAGATCATAATGTTGTAGTATCAACCCTTGTGGCATGTTGAGTAAGAAATCCTAGGTGGGTAAAGGGTATGCCCTTATTCACATGTGCCTATAAATAcccttatttttttaatataaaaagggtGAACAATTTCTTACGTACCAAACTGCTGCTAAAATTCCTACtagctttcttcttcttcaagagaaATAAAGGAATATAGGGTTTGGGTTTATGTCGTAAATACTTGTAATATTCAAACAGTCACTAGCAAGGCTAATACAATAGATTCGTGGACTAGGGATTATCTACGctcaaaccacgtaaaaattatttatttataatttattatttcgtaTCTTTCTTAAGCTCTAATTAATTAGTTTCCAAAAATCTCAgtaaacattttggtgctttcattaagaGCTGAGGAAAGTTTTCTAGTTGCCGCACCACCTCAACCATTGTGAATACACAAAAGAATGTAAGCAAGAAAACTCAACTAGATACCATTATGGAGGATGTAGGCTTTCTCACCTCTAGCCTTCAGCCAGGCGGTGTAAGGGAAGAAGGTACAACCATTGTTGAGGATCTAAGAGAGGATGTCGAGAACATGTTTGACAGCATCGATGATGACCAGAACCCTAAGGATAGGGAAGACGAGGACGATGACAACGGTTACGTGAAGGACGGGTATTGTAAAGGGTTACTACTATGACCATGACCTAAACTTGATGCGAGTGACCAAGGAACTAGAGGCTACTCAGACAGGGTTAGCAGAACAAAGGAAGCTCACTAAAAgaatgaaacaaatgatggagCACCTCCAAAACAAGTTTGAGGACTTGGCAGAGCCCGATGATGACCCTTCGGTGGAAGTGATGTTCAAAGATCGTGCTCATAAAAAAACTGAGGTCGAAACCTTGAATCCCCGTAAGGATAAAGGTTTTTGAATCCCTAGATCATCTCACAGTTTACGCATTTCTttacaatcaaattgcttttcGTTGTTAGAGATTAATTTGTAAGGAATGCCAAACCTACAAATAATAGCTCGATTGACAAACAGGCATAACTTTACAGCTGTTATGGTCGCTAGAGCCTCAACTTCAGTCCATTTTGTGAAATAGTCTACTGCGACCACTACATACTTTACCCCTCACTTTCCTTTTGGTAGCTTGCCAATTAAGTCTATGCCCCAGACTATAAATGGCAAGGGACTAATGATAGAGTTTAACTGGCTTGGTGGTTTGTTGACATAGGTCACAATTCTTTGACATTTGTCACACTTCTTAGCGAAACTAGTTGCGTCTGCTCGTAAGGTCagccagtaatatccttgttGCATAATTTTCAAAGCAAGCAAATTGCCTCCAGTGTGATTGCCACAAATTCTACCATGTACCTCTCATACTATATAATCACACTCATCTCCATCGATACATTTAAGCAAAGGTTGACTAAAACTCATGCGATACAGCTTGTTGTCATAAATGACATATCGAGCAGCTCGATATCATAATTTTTTAGCCTCGACTTTGCTTTCAAGGAGTTTACTCGTTGTTAAATAAGTAACGATTGGAGTCATCTAAGTGATTTTCTTAGTTACATCGACTTGCATCATCTCCTCGTGATGAATAGTCAGATGGACTAACACATTAACAGAAATTACATCGAGCAATTGTGCTTCTCTTGTTGAGGCCAAACAGGCCAAAACATCTGCATGAGAATTATAAGCACGAGgtattatactaataataacttctttaaatttatttaataactcACAAGTATATGAAAGGTATTTGGCTAAGCGTCCTCCTCTGGCCAAATATTCTCCATTCACTTGACAAACCATTTGCAAATCGTTGAATGCCTCGAGATTATTCAACCTTCATTTCAAGAGCAAGCTTTAATCCTACAATTAGTGCCTCA
This Cannabis sativa cultivar Pink pepper isolate KNU-18-1 chromosome 6, ASM2916894v1, whole genome shotgun sequence DNA region includes the following protein-coding sequences:
- the LOC115725296 gene encoding homeobox-leucine zipper protein HOX11 → MELGLSLGDPPKPFGFIEKHHRDRGRDRDRDRERDHSNNDNASPFCMDLSIGPLRSRAEDRNGREQELNNKEQERRRDDVSHIEGTGTGTVSSSEPPVQLDLLPHTPVPRTHGGSGFPWSASIENQEGGSSGCGILELNRVSKVVVRTSAAEEADETTVLSSSPNSNSGGTSSFHMDIGLYNYRGSGGNNKRDQYSEGEAERSSPRASDDDDVNGNNRKKLRLSKDQSAFLEESFKEHNTLNPKQKQALAKQLNLRPRQVEVWFQNRRARTKLKQTEVDCEYLKRCCETLTEENRRLHKELQELRALKTSNPFYMQLPATTLTMCPSCERVATTTTTTNTVTNPNTNPTSNNNNNSESPSSKAAGFPINRPKFYPFPQTQAQAQSQAQTYTHHQSSAAS